Below is a window of Thermococcus sp. DNA.
ACCGAAAAGTACATCCAAAGGCTCAGGGAGATGAAGGAGCTAGACCTCAGGGTCTCAGCGAGGGCAATACTTGCCGCTTCAATCCTTGTGAGAATGAAGAGCGAGGCGTTGCTTTACGAGGAAGAGGAAGGGGAAGAGGAAAAGGAAGAGGAAAAGATTCGTGTTGAAGTTGAGCCACTGGCCCCTCCCCTCAGGAGAGTCGAACGCTACTACACATTCGATGATCTCATAGAGGCCCTGATGGACGCACTTGAAGAGGCGGAGAGGAGAAAACCGCGGAAGAGGAAAAGGGAAGAGATTGAGGAAGAAGTGTTCGTCGTTGACGACTTCAGGGTTGATATCGAGAAACACGTCAACAGGCTCTACGAGATAGTCAAAAGGCTCTACGATGAAACGAAGAGGCCGATAAGGTTCTGGGACCTGGTGTTCGACAACACCCCCAAGGTCATCGCGAGAACTTTCCTCTACCTGCTTTTCCTCGCGAACATGGGAAAGGTTGACCTAGTTCAGGAGGAGCCCTTTGGGGAGATACTTGTGGTGCCCCTCGAAGGGAACGCCTGAGTTTCAAACTTTTCCCTTTCACCCTTCTTGGCCGGCCGGAATGTTATCGCGAGGAGGGGCCTCTCGCTACCCACGTAGAGGCTTTTCTTTTCCCTGTTAATATAAAAACAATATGTGCCATCGGGGATTTCACTCAAAAATTTAAGGGGAACGGTTTCCCTAACGATTCTCCCGTCAAGGAAGACGCACCGGTAGGCATCTCTCAGCTTCTCGACCCTCTTTCGTATTTCCTCCTTGGGGAGCCTTTCACACTCTAGTTCAACGCAGACGAGGCTCTTTTTCCCGTCCGTAAAAATTACAACCCCCTCTTTCAAGTCAATTCTAACCGAGCGGTCGAGGAATTCCCAGAGATGGGCGTAGATTCTTCCGATTTTCCTCTTCTTTGCGAGCCTTTTGACGAGCCTTTCCATGGCGTGGTTCGTGAGTAGCATGTTATTGACTTGGGGAAAAGGTTTAAACCATTCACCGTGTAGGTTCTTATGTAGGTGGTAACCACTCATGAGAGTATCAAACTCCCTGCTCATAGCCCTCTTCCTCATGGCCTCGCTAGTGGATTTGACAACGACCCTCTACGGTATTGAGATAGGATTCTCCGAGGCCAATCCCGTTATTGCCCACAGGCTGGACGATGTTCCTTCCTTTGTCCTCAGTTACATGGCGTACACCCTTCTTGGGACGGCCCTGCTGTGGTTTTCCCTCAAGATGGGCCAGTTTTCACGTGCGTTCAAAGCCTTCGCCCTGCTCTTCGTTCTCCTGAAGACCTTTCCGGCCATTAACAACGTTCTCCTCCTAGCTAGAGTGCGACATCTATCCCCCGTTTTCACCCTCGCCTGGAAGTTTCTGAGCTCGATATGAGAAGCTTTTTATCTCCACTCTCGTCACTTAGAGTATGGGCTATCTCAGGAGAGACCTAATCGAACCCCGAGTTTATCAGGAGGTAATATACGCCCGCTGTAAGGAGCGAAACTGCCTCGTTGTTCTGCCCACCGGGTTAGGGAAGACCCTCATAGCGATGCTCATAGCCGACTACAGGCTCTCGAAGTATGGGGGAAAGGTTCTCTTTCTGGCCCCTACGAAGCCCCTCGCGGTTCAGCACGCGGAGAGCTTTAAAAAGCTCTTCAACCTCCCGCCGGAGAGGATAAACGTCCTCACCGGAGAGCTTTCTCCCGAGAAGAGAAGGAAGCTCTGGGAGGAGAGCGTAGTAATCACAGCTACTCCTCAGACAGTTGAGAACGACATCCTGACCGGTAGAATTTCCCTGGAAGACGTCGTTCTGCTCGTTGTAGACGAGGCCCACAGGGCGGTGGGTAACTACGCCTACGTCTTTATCGCGAAGGAGTATCTTAAGACGGCGAGGCACCCCCTCGTTCTGGGCCTGACGGCTTCACCCGGTAGCGACGAGGAGAAGATAAGGGAAATAGTTAACAACCTCGGTATCGAGCGCATAGAGGTGAGAACCGAGAGTTCTCCCGATGTGAAGCCCTACGTCCAGAGGATAGCCTTCGAGTGGGTAAGGGTTGAGTTGCCCGGGATATACAAGGAGGTCAGAAAAATTCTCCGCGAGATGCTGAAGGAGAGCCTTAAGCCCCTCGCAGATGCCGGTTTAATAAGCTCCTCTTCTCCAGACGTTCCAAAGAGGGAAGTCCTACTGGCCGGCTCGAAGATAAACCAGGCGATAGCTAAGGGAGATTACTCCATAGGCCACCTTAAGAAACACCAGGCCAAGGCCATGAAACTCCATCATGCCATCGAGCTCTTGGAGACGCAGGGTCTAACTGCACTCAGGAACTACATCAAAAAGCTCCGCAAAGACCGCTCAAAATCGAGCAGGGAACTCATAGAGGACCCCCGCATGAGGAAGATAACCTACCTCCTCGTCCAGGCCAAGGAGAGTGGAATAGACCACCCGAAAATGGAGAAGCTTAAGGAGATAATCCGCAGGCAACTTGAAGAAAAGCCGAACTCCAAGATAATCGTCTTCACAAACTACAGGGACACGGGTAAAAAAATCGTGGAAGAGCTTGAATCAATGGGAATTTCCGCCAGACGGTTCATAGGCCAGGCCAGCAGGAGAAGTGACAGGGGAATGAGTCAAAAGGAGCAGAAGGAAGTCCTTGACGCTTTCTCCAGGGGAGATTTCAACGTTCTCGTTGCAACAAGCGTCGGCGAGGAGGGCCTTGACGTCCCGGAGGTGGATTTGGTCGTCTTCTACGAGCCGGTCCCGTCGGCAATAAGGAGCATTCAGAGGCGTGGCAGAACCGGCAGACACAGGCCCGGCAGGGTAGTCATCCTCATGGCCAAGGGGACTCGCGATGAAGCCTACTACTGGAGCTCCCGGAGAAAGGAGAGGGGAATGTTCGACGCAATCAAGAGAATCACCAGAGAACTCGAAAAGAAACGTGAGAAGGAGGGTAAAATAAAGGAAAAAGCTCCGGAGAGTGCGCCGATGGGAAAGGGCAAAATAACACCCCTTGATGCATTTCTAAAGTTAAAACGGGAGAGACCTAAATCTGCTAAAGTGAGTGAGGGTAAAGGGAATCAGAAGGCCGAAAAGGAAAAAGCTGAAGCCGAAAAGCACGCTGGAGAGCTCCCGATAAAGCCGATTTTCGTGAGAAAGCCGAAGGGCATAGTTGTCTACGTTGATTCCCGCGAGCTGAGGAGCGGTGTTCCTAAGCTGTTGAAGGAACTCGGCGCCGAAGTGGAGGTTAAAACTTTGGACGTTGCCGATTACGTGGTCAGCGAGGATGTTGGAATAGAGAGGAAGAGCGCCAACGACTTCATTCAGTCCATCATAGACGGCAGGCTCTTCGACCAGGTCGAGAGGCTAAAGAGGGCCTATGCAAAGCCCGTCATCATAATCGAGGGCGAGCTCTACGGCATCAGGAACGTTCACCCAAACGCGATAAGGGGGGCCATAACAGCCGTAACGCTCGACTGGGGCGTTCCTGTGCTTTTCTCCTCGGGCAAGGAGGAAACCGCCAGCTACATTTACCTCCTGGCGAAGCGAGAGCAGGAGGAGAGGAAGAAGGAAGTCCGCTTGAGGAGCGAGAAGAAAGCCTTAACGCTGGCGGAGAGGCAGAGGCTAATAGTAGAGGGCCTGCCCAACGTCTCCGCAACGCTGGCGAAAAGGCTTTTGAAGCACTTTGGCAACGTCGAGAGGGTTTTTACGGCGAGTGAGGAGGAGCTCAAGGAAGTCGAGGGCATCGGAGAGAAGAAAGCTAGAGAAATAAGGAAGGTCATCACCGCTCCATACGTCGAGGACGAGGAATAAGGAGTTTTTTAACTCTCAGAAAGTTTCTGGTGCGGGGGCGGGGATTTGAACCCCGGAACCCCTACGGGACGGGACCCTCAATCCCGCGCCTTTGACCAGGCTCGGCAACCCCCGCGTTGCCAAATATAGGGCAGTAGTACGGTTTATAAATTTTTCTGTATATTGTCAGAAGATTTTACCGAAAGATTTATAAACACGCTTCTCCTCTATGGTCTCGGGTCGTGGGCCGGTAGCTTAGCCTGGTTAGAGCGGCGGACTCTTAATCCGCAGGTCGGGGGTTCAAATCCCCCCCGGCCCGCCAAAGCGCGTTTCTCCTCGGCGCGTTCTGAGAAGGGGCGCGTTTGAGACTTCAGCGTTAAGGAGATTTGGAAAATGAGTTTTAAGGAGCTTGGCTTATCGGAGGCCTCAGTTGAGGCCGTGGGGAAAAAGGGCTTTTTTGAGCCCACCGACGTTCAGAAGGAAGTCATACCACTGATTCTCCTCGGGAAGAACGATATTGTTGGTCAGTCGAAAACTGGCACTGGAAAGACGGCGGCTTTTGGTCTGCCAATCCTCGATATGGTTGAGGCCGGACAAAGGAGAGTTCAGGCTCTTATCCTTACCCCAACCAGGGAGCTGGCAATTCAGGTGAGTGAGGAGCTCCGCTCTCTTCGCGGAAAGCGAAAGATTGACATCTACGCGGTCTACGGCGGTCA
It encodes the following:
- a CDS encoding ScpA family protein; this translates as MESKREEEITPIDILLQLVQMGRVDPWNIDIVDLTEKYIQRLREMKELDLRVSARAILAASILVRMKSEALLYEEEEGEEEKEEEKIRVEVEPLAPPLRRVERYYTFDDLIEALMDALEEAERRKPRKRKREEIEEEVFVVDDFRVDIEKHVNRLYEIVKRLYDETKRPIRFWDLVFDNTPKVIARTFLYLLFLANMGKVDLVQEEPFGEILVVPLEGNA
- a CDS encoding DUF5658 family protein; amino-acid sequence: MRVSNSLLIALFLMASLVDLTTTLYGIEIGFSEANPVIAHRLDDVPSFVLSYMAYTLLGTALLWFSLKMGQFSRAFKAFALLFVLLKTFPAINNVLLLARVRHLSPVFTLAWKFLSSI
- a CDS encoding DEAD/DEAH box helicase, with amino-acid sequence MGYLRRDLIEPRVYQEVIYARCKERNCLVVLPTGLGKTLIAMLIADYRLSKYGGKVLFLAPTKPLAVQHAESFKKLFNLPPERINVLTGELSPEKRRKLWEESVVITATPQTVENDILTGRISLEDVVLLVVDEAHRAVGNYAYVFIAKEYLKTARHPLVLGLTASPGSDEEKIREIVNNLGIERIEVRTESSPDVKPYVQRIAFEWVRVELPGIYKEVRKILREMLKESLKPLADAGLISSSSPDVPKREVLLAGSKINQAIAKGDYSIGHLKKHQAKAMKLHHAIELLETQGLTALRNYIKKLRKDRSKSSRELIEDPRMRKITYLLVQAKESGIDHPKMEKLKEIIRRQLEEKPNSKIIVFTNYRDTGKKIVEELESMGISARRFIGQASRRSDRGMSQKEQKEVLDAFSRGDFNVLVATSVGEEGLDVPEVDLVVFYEPVPSAIRSIQRRGRTGRHRPGRVVILMAKGTRDEAYYWSSRRKERGMFDAIKRITRELEKKREKEGKIKEKAPESAPMGKGKITPLDAFLKLKRERPKSAKVSEGKGNQKAEKEKAEAEKHAGELPIKPIFVRKPKGIVVYVDSRELRSGVPKLLKELGAEVEVKTLDVADYVVSEDVGIERKSANDFIQSIIDGRLFDQVERLKRAYAKPVIIIEGELYGIRNVHPNAIRGAITAVTLDWGVPVLFSSGKEETASYIYLLAKREQEERKKEVRLRSEKKALTLAERQRLIVEGLPNVSATLAKRLLKHFGNVERVFTASEEELKEVEGIGEKKAREIRKVITAPYVEDEE